TAGCAATAGAAACAAGCCGAAAAACGCTAAAGACAGTATTAAAATGCTCCACTTTACCCAATTTGGCTCGCGGGTAGCGGGATTGTATTCATAGTAACTTTGCCCCACGGGTGCATTTAAATGGCTAACGGCGGCACTCATACGCTATCTCCCGCTTGTAAGGCTTTACGTTGATTACTTGACCAGTGTTGCAACACATTGATGAGTAGCAATAATACGAACGACACGACTAACATAACGGAGGCAATTGCTGTTGCACCCGCTACGTCAAATTGCTCTAAACGGGTAATGATTAATAAGGGCGTAATTTCTGACACCATAGGTACATTCCCCGCAATAAAAATAACCGAGCCGTATTCACCCACCGCCCGTGCAAATGCCAAGGCAAAGCCGGTTAAAATAGTGGGTAGTAATGCTGGGAAAATGACTTGCCGAAAGGTTTGCCAACGGCTTGCACCCAACGTAGCGGCTGCTTCTTCAAATTCCACGCTTAGCTCTTGTAAAACAGGTTGAATGGTGCGCACCACAAACGGTAAGCCAATGAAAATTAAGGCGACTAGAATACCTAACGGGGTAAAGGCAATTTTAATATCAAAGGGTGCAAGTAAACTGCCAATCCAGCCGTTTTTGGCATACAAGGCGGATAACGTAATGCCCGCAACAGCGGTTGGTAAGGCAAACGGTAAATCAATTAAAGCGTCAACAAAGCGTTTGCCAAAAAATTCATACCGCACTAATGACCAGGCTAATAACAGCCCAAAAATGACGTTAATTCCTGCGGCCGCGAGTGAAGTTAAAAATGACACGCGATACGAGGACAGCACATCCGGCGCGGTAACGGTATGCCAGAAATCGCCCCAGCCTAAACTAGCCGTTTTAATAAACACGGCTGACAGGGGAATCAGCACAATCAAGGATAAGTAAATTAAGGTATAGCCCAATGAAAGGCCAAAACCGGGTAATACCCTAAAGCTTTTAACGAGTGCCATTAGCTGTATTCCAGAGTCGATAATAAGCGAATGAAAAAGCAGGTAGGGTTTGCGCCCTACCTGTTAAAGGGAGACAGTATGAAACACACTGTGATATGCAAAGAAATAATAAAACATGCATTGCTTATGCAGTTTTTGCATAAGCAACTCGTTCAATTATTTGGCTTTGATTTGGTCGAACGTACCGCCGTCTGCAAAATGCGTGGTTTGGGCTTTTTGCCAATTACCGAATACGTCTTTTAATGTGAACAATTTAACATCGCCGAAATTGGCTTTATGTTTTTCAAAAGCTGCTTTGTCGCGGGGACGGAAATAATGCTTGCCAATAATATCCTGACCTTCTGGCGTATACAGATAATCTAAGTAGGCTTTAGCTAAAGCTTCAGTACCGTGTTGTTTTGCGTATTTCTCAACGACCGCTACCGGCGGTTCTGCCAAGATTGATAACGATGGAGTTACGATGTCGTATTTATCTTTACCTAATTCATTCAGCACTAAATGCGCTTCATTTTCCCAAGTGATTAACACATCACCCACTTCGCGTTGGGTAAAGGTAG
This DNA window, taken from Candidatus Thiocaldithrix dubininis, encodes the following:
- the cysT gene encoding sulfate ABC transporter permease subunit CysT, yielding MALVKSFRVLPGFGLSLGYTLIYLSLIVLIPLSAVFIKTASLGWGDFWHTVTAPDVLSSYRVSFLTSLAAAGINVIFGLLLAWSLVRYEFFGKRFVDALIDLPFALPTAVAGITLSALYAKNGWIGSLLAPFDIKIAFTPLGILVALIFIGLPFVVRTIQPVLQELSVEFEEAAATLGASRWQTFRQVIFPALLPTILTGFALAFARAVGEYGSVIFIAGNVPMVSEITPLLIITRLEQFDVAGATAIASVMLVVSFVLLLLINVLQHWSSNQRKALQAGDSV